In Paracoccus jeotgali, the following are encoded in one genomic region:
- the smpB gene encoding SsrA-binding protein SmpB: MAPKSDPNYKIIAENRRARFDYFIESDLEVGIVLTGSEVKSLRSGQSNIAESYASVEDGELWLINSYIAAYKQAGVFGHDERRRRKLLVSRRELARLWAAVGREGMTLVPLVMYFNHRGLVKLKIGIAKGKKVADKRETSAQRDWNRQKQRLLKQSQ, from the coding sequence ATGGCACCGAAATCAGACCCCAACTACAAGATCATCGCCGAGAACCGCCGGGCGCGGTTCGATTATTTCATCGAAAGCGATCTTGAGGTCGGTATCGTCCTGACCGGGTCCGAGGTGAAATCCCTGCGCAGCGGCCAGTCCAACATCGCCGAATCCTATGCCAGCGTCGAGGATGGCGAGCTGTGGCTGATCAACAGCTATATCGCCGCCTATAAGCAGGCCGGCGTCTTCGGCCATGACGAGCGTCGCCGGCGCAAGCTGCTGGTCTCGCGCCGCGAACTGGCCCGGCTTTGGGCGGCGGTCGGGCGCGAGGGGATGACGCTGGTGCCGCTGGTGATGTATTTCAACCATCGCGGGCTGGTGAAGCTGAAGATCGGCATCGCCAAGGGCAAGAAGGTCGCGGACAAGCGCGAGACCTCGGCCCAGCGCGACTGGAACCGGCAGAAACAGCGCCTGCTGAAGCAGAGCCAGTAG